The sequence AAAGAATGTTTCTAGGCTCTCCAGAATAGCCACCTTCAGCTTGAATATAGGTAAGACCCACTCCCAAGTTTTCCATAAGGATTTGGCCGAGTTTCCTTGGAGAGGAGGTGATAATGGTCACAGATTTCGTATCTTCGAGACCTAGAATGACCATATCCATAACTTTCGTTGCGATGCCGTAAGTTAAGAAGGATACGAATGCCGTATGCCAATTCTGATAGACAATACCTGCCAAGGCAAAGATAAAAAAGTTAGCAAAAAGAATAACCTGACCAACGGTGTATCCTCTTTTTTTATTTATGATGATACCTAGAATCTCGGTACCATCCGTAGATCCTCCATGACGGATGATCAAACCACAACCTACCCCTATAACAGCTCCACCGAAAACTACTGTTTCCATTTCGGACCCTTTAAACACTATAGGGCTAAAACCAAACCATAAAGGTAAGGAATCAATAAGCCATAGGGCACAGGAAAAGATGATCACAGCAGTCATCATCTGAATGACAAAATACTTACCAATCTGTTTAAAGGCTAAAATGACAAAGGGCAGATTGAAGAGTATTAAGCAAAACGGCAAATATTTATGACCAAAGAAATGAGAGGCAATAAGAGATAAACCGACGATACCACCATCGATAAGTTCATTTGGAACTAGAACCATTTGAACTCCACAGGCAGCTAAAAATCCTCCAAGAATAAACCAGCTTAGGGTCTTGGAAAAGTACAGAGGAAAGCTAAACTTCGTTAAACGAGTTCCGTGGGGCATTTTCAACCTCTGATTGTATGTTCGCGAGAGACGGGGCTTGAACCCGCAACTTCCGCCTTGACAGGGCGGTGCTCTAACCAATTGAACTACTCCCGCAAATGGACACGACAGGATTTGAACCTATGACCCCCTGTGTGTAAGACAGGTGCTCTAACCGCTGAGCTACGCATCCAAACAAGATTAGGTGCATAAGTTAGCAGAAGAAATAGTTTAATCACAACCATTTTTACTCTAACAATTAATAAAGCTTGTTGTTGCAAGTAAAAGTTCGAGAAAGACACACCCTAAGATGTTTCCCACAGCGTTTCTGATTTTTAGAAAATGCTAAGATACACAGACCGTGGTCTGTCGCACGTTTCTTTGTTTCTTTAGAGGAAATAGTTATAAATTTAAAAAAAGAGCTAGAAGAACAACAGCGTATCCCTAAAAAAAATTCTCATGTTTTTAGAGTAAACTAGAACTGTATTGTAGAGGATTCAAGAATCTATGGAAGAGATCGGTAGAGAGAATGTTCTACCGATTTTCTAATTAGGAATACCCAAGAGGTGGGATCAGTTTAATCAAAGAGTGTAACACCTGATTCAGAGCTCATAAAATTATCAA is a genomic window of Chlamydia psittaci 6BC containing:
- a CDS encoding YitT family protein is translated as MPHGTRLTKFSFPLYFSKTLSWFILGGFLAACGVQMVLVPNELIDGGIVGLSLIASHFFGHKYLPFCLILFNLPFVILAFKQIGKYFVIQMMTAVIIFSCALWLIDSLPLWFGFSPIVFKGSEMETVVFGGAVIGVGCGLIIRHGGSTDGTEILGIIINKKRGYTVGQVILFANFFIFALAGIVYQNWHTAFVSFLTYGIATKVMDMVILGLEDTKSVTIITSSPRKLGQILMENLGVGLTYIQAEGGYSGEPRNILYIVVERLQLSQLKEIVHREDPYAFIAIENLHEVINGKRTN